A stretch of DNA from Bacteroidales bacterium:
CAATGCTGCAAACCCATACCTGGCGACGAAGTTATTGGACATTTAATATCATCTAATAAAGTAGTAATACATAAAAAAGATTGCGACAAAGCCCTTAAAATTATGGCCAACCACGGCGACCAAATTGTTACCGTTGAATGGGTTTCAAAAAAAGTACTCTCATTTATTGTACGCATTAAACTTATTGGCATTGATAATATTGGTATTGTAAATTCTATTACTCATTTACTATCTAATGAATTAGAGATAAACATGAAATCTGTTATTTTCGATGCAAGCAATGGCATATTTCAAGGACTTATCGATTTATATATACACGATGCATACGACTTGAACGAGCTTATGAAAAAAATGAAAAAAATTAATGGAGTTAAATCTGTAAAACGCATTGATATACCCGAAAACGATACTGAAATACAAACAATATTACAAAAACTTTGATTTTTTTAATACCACCAAAGTTTCCATTTGATGAGTTTGTGGAAACATATCAAATATTTTTAGAAAAATAATATTGTAATCGGAAATTAATTGCGATAAATTCCACGCTAACGATACATGATTACAACTTACATAAACAATATAAGTAGTTCCTGATGCTATTATATTCTTTTGTATCTCAATTAACGTTCCACTCCGAGGAGGATCTAACAATATTAACGAAGGTTTATCATACTTTTTTATTAATTTATCATTAAATGTAGCTAACACATCTCCTACAATGTACAAATGTAAAGGATTATGCTGAGAATTTACTTTTGCATCTTCAATTGCCATAGGATTTCCTTCAATCCCAATTAATTTTATTGAACGATCATAAACTAATGGTAATGATAATGTGCCATTACCACTGTATAAATCATACATCAATAATACCGAATCAAAAGGAATAAGTCTTTTTATTTCGTTTACAATAAGTTCAGTTATTGCTTTGTTATTTTGAAAAAAAGTAAATGGACTTATTCGTAATTTTACTTGATTTATTTCCTCGTAAAGATAAGGCTCAGTATCATCCATTAAATAATATTCAGGCCATGAATATTTATTATTGCTTTTAATATAATAGTAAATAGAATCACCTTTACTTATAATTTTTTTTATAGCTTTTAATACATCTATTTCAAATTCATTAGGTTTTTTTAAAAGTTCTAATAAAATCATTATTTGATCATAATCATTAGCTCTAATAGTTAAACTTAAAAAATTTTCAAGTGGTTTATGATTATTAAACTCATTTAAAATATATTTTAATTTATTAAAATACTTATTTATAACAGGTTTAAGCAAGTAACATGAATCTATTTCAACAATCTCATTTTTATTCCATTCAGGATGAAATCCTATTAAAAGTTTTCCCTGACGAATACGGATTTGATATGATGCTTTATTTCTATAATGCAAAGGAGCGGGTGATGCCATTATTTCAGACACTAAATAATTTACTTTGTATTTATTAAGAGCATTTTGTAATAATAGTTTTTTTAAATTAAGTTGTTGTTCATATTCTATATGCATAAAATTACATCCACCACATTCAAAATAATAGGGACAAGATGGTTTAACTCTAAATTCGCTAGCTTTTTCAATTTTAATTATTCGAGCTGTTCTAAAGCCAAGTCTTCTGTTTTCGGTTTGTAATAAATATTGTTCATTTGGGATTGCAAAGGGAATGTAATAAGCTTTATCATTCCAATAAGCAATACCCTTACCCGAAGAATGAAGCTCATTTACTTCAATAGGTCCAATAATAGGTCTATTTGTTAACATAGAATAAAAAAAGGCTGCTCGTTTCCGAACAGCCTTTATTATTTTTGATTAAAAAATTAGCGAACAATATTAATTTTTTGAGTAGTTACATTGTTATTTGTAACAACTTTAACCATATAAGTACCTTGAGCTAAGTTAGCTACATTGGCAGTATTGGTGTTGTTGAATTCAGCAACTTTTTGTCCATTGAGGTTGAAAATTTCAATGCTTAAAGCATTGTCGTTTGCAACGGTTAAAGTATTCACTACAGGGTTGGGATATACAAAAACATTGCTCAAATTATTTGTATTTACATTGCTATTTTCATAAACTTCAACTTTGTCAAGTAGCATGTAGAACATATCGGTGCAATTGTAATGACGGAAAGCAATGTAAATATTTTGACCGTTGTAAGCAGCTAAAGGAAGCATAACTTCTTTGTAAACAGTATCAGCAGCTGTTAAAGTATAAGTATAAATGCTTGTAAAATTAGCAGGAGCATTTCCAGTTGTAGAAACTTCTACACCAAAATATTCAGCTGGCCAATCAGGATCTTGTGGTGCAATGTGGCATTTTAAAACCATATTAGCATTAGCAATAGTTAATTGTGGAGTAATTAAATAGTTATTAGGAGTAAGAGCTCCGCTAGCCGAAGTCCATGAAGCCGAAACAGCAGCAACATCACCATCATATATTCTCCAACCTTGTGTTGAAGCATTTCTGGTTTCCCATTTGTTATTATCACCATCAACATCTAAATTACTCCAGCATTCAGGAGCAAAGGTTGTTCCTTCAAAGCTTTCTGTCCATGGAAAAGTGTTAATAGCTGTACAGTTAACGGCAGTACCGGTTAAGTTTACAGTTATATCACCACCATTGGTAACGATAGTAGCGGTTGCTGTGTGTGTTCCAGCTGTTGTTGGGTTGTATGAAAATGTAAACGAAGTAGATTCACCAGCATTTAAATTTACATTAGCTGGAACTAACGAACATGTAAAAGGAGTTCCCGATAAACCATTAACAGCTGATGCAGTTAAAGTACCACCACCAACATTGGATAATGTGAAAGCAGGTGATGTAGTTGTTGTATTATTTGCAATAGTACCAGCATCCCATGTTGTAGGAGTACAACTAGCAATAGGAGTTGTTAAAGCAGTACCCTCAACCATAGCACGAATATTCCAATTATAGGTTAAAGTAGAACTTAAATCAGTTAAATGATACCATGAACCACCCCATAACATCCAATTAGCATTGCTATTAACTGGACCTGCATCGCAACCTAGTGGATATCCACCATTTGCAATAACTTCATAACCAATGTATAAATCAGTTGCTGGAATAGCAAATGGAGTTGTTAAAGTTACAACATTCCATCCTTCTACTGCAGTAAAAGCTTGACTTAAAACTTCAGTTGTTTGATTTGAATAAAATTTAATTTTTGCAGAAACAACATTGGTAACACCATTAATATATACTTTAACTTGTGTAATAGTATTACCTAAACTATTGTGAGCGGATAAAACCGAAGCAGGAAAGAAAGCAAATACTGCAAAAGTATCAGCAGAGTTTGTGCCAATAGCAGTAAAAGGATCGCCATCATAATGTAAAGAGTCAACAATAGCTTTAGGGCTAGCAGGTTGATTCAAAACATGTACAATTTCTTTTGATGAAATTGGGTTGTTGCTTACGCGTTTGGTTTGAGCAAAAATAACGCCGCTCATTACGATTAAAGCAAATAAAACGTAGATTTTTTTCATAGAATAAAAGTTTTAGTTAAACATAAATTTAATTGCAAAGTAAATAATTTTATTTAAGACTACCAAATATATTTATTGGTTGCATTGGTTTAATAATTTAACACTTGTAATGCCTTTTTATAAGCATCATCGCTTTCTAAAATTATACTATAAAAACCTTCGTCATCAAATATGTTTCGTATAATATAAGCTCGCAATTGGTTTATAACAATCTGTTTAACCTTATCCCAATCTTTCATCGTAGGATTAAATCCATATTTATTAATATATTTAATAAATTCTGTCGATAAATTTGAGTTTTGTAAGTGTAAGTCTAATTGCTTCCATGAGTTAAACTTTTTAAATTCAGAACGATGCTGATCGCTATAATAAAAAGCAAATTGATAAATAAGCGATTGATCGGCTATTTTATAAAAAAAGTCAGGCAACTCTTTATTATTAAAACTTACCTTAAAATCGGGCGTTATACCACCGTTACCATAAACAATTCTGCCTTTCTTAGTTCTATATTTGGGAGCTGTTTTAAGGTCAACACTATCGAGGCTATCAGATCTAAAAAGGATGTCGGTATAATATTTTTCCATTGCAGTTTTATAACTTCGTTGTATGCATCTACCGCTAGGAGTATGGTAGCGTGCAATAGTTAATCGTATTGAGCTACCATCGTTAAAAGTAATAGGTTCTTGTACTAAGCCTTTTCCGAATGATTTTCTTCCTATAATAAATCCTCTATCATTATCTTGAATGGCGCCTGCTAATATTTCACTAGCCGAAGCCGACCATTCATCTATTAAAACAACTAATTTAATATTTTCGGCGATACCAAAATCGGTTGCTTTATATTCGTGTTTTGGTTGTGCCTTTCCTTCGGTATAAACAATTAATTCACCTTTTTTTAGAAACTCATCGGCAATGCTTATAGCAGCATCCATATAACCACCTCCATTACCTCTTACATCAATTATTAATTTTTGCATTCCGGAATTCAATAATTTTGTGAGAGCTTCATGAAATTCGTCGGGTGTTGTTTTAGCAAATCGAGCTATTTTAATATATCCCACTTTAGGTGCCGTAATCATTGCTGCATCTATACTATACATGGGAATTTTATCGCGAATAATAGTAAAATGTAATAATTTTGGCAACTTTCCACGTTTTACACTAACTTTTACTTTTGTTCCTTTCGGTCCTTTCAACAATTTCATTACTTTATTATTCGTAATGCCAATCCCAGCCACTGTACTATCATTTACCTTTATGATTCTATCGCCTGCCATAATTCCCAACTTTTCCGATGGTCCCCCAATAATTGTATTCATGATAACGATGGTATCGTTTTGAATACTAAACTCCACACCTATTCCATCAAATTCGCCTTCTAATGGGTCGTTCATTTCTTCATATTCAGCAGGAGTGATGTAAATGGAATGTGGATCAAGTTGTTGTAATAATGCAATAATCGCCTTATTTATTAAGGAATCTGTATTGATTGTATCGACATATTCATTCTGTATATAATATAAAATTGATTGCAATTTATTTATTGGGTCTATTTTTATATTTTTTGAACTAATATTGTCAAGTAATAAATTATCGAAAGAGTTTTTGAAATAAATTTTACCTATCCACATTCCAATGCAGAGACTAAAAGCAATAATAATAGGTAAATAAATTAATGTTTTTTTATTCATTGATTTTGTCTAAAGGTATATAATTAACTTCTACACCTGCTTTTTGGAGAAGCTCCAAACCATCTTGATTATGATATAAATCGCAAAAAACAACTCTTTTAATTCCCGATTGTATTATTAATTTAGAACACTCTAAACATGGAGAGGTTGTTACATATAAAGTAGCTCCTTCGCTGCTATTGTTAGACTTTGCAACTTTGGTAATAGCATTAGCTTCGGCATGGAGCACATAAGGAAAGGTAACGTTATTTTCGTCTTCGCATTTATTTTCGAATCCCGATGGCGTACCATTATACCCATCAGAAATAATCATTTTGTTTTTAACAATTATAGCACCCACTTTACGTCTATTACAATATGAGTTTTCTGCCCATATCTTTGCCATGGACAAATAACGTTTGTCGAGATTTAGTTGTTTTTCATTCATAAAAAAACCCTCCATTAGAGGGCTATTTTTTTGTACCCGGAGCCGGGGTCGAACCGGCATGGGTTTGATCCCACTGGTGTTTGAGACCAGCGCGTCTACCAATTCCGCCATCCGGGCTATTCTATACAAAGAACGCCGCAAAATTAATCAATATTTTTAATTTTTCAAATCTATACACTATATATTTTCAACATTTGTAAATAACATCCATTAATTTTTAAAGCCTTTTAAAGGCTAATTAAAAATGTTAATAAATTAATGATTATTTCTACAATTCATCGATTAGCAAGGTTTTGACAAACAACGTACACTTGTCAATAAAATTAATCTATTGTTATATGGCACTTAAATTTATTTCATTTATCTTTGTGGTATCAGTTCAGTTATGGAAAATACTAAGCTAATTT
This window harbors:
- a CDS encoding T9SS type A sorting domain-containing protein, with the translated sequence MKKIYVLFALIVMSGVIFAQTKRVSNNPISSKEIVHVLNQPASPKAIVDSLHYDGDPFTAIGTNSADTFAVFAFFPASVLSAHNSLGNTITQVKVYINGVTNVVSAKIKFYSNQTTEVLSQAFTAVEGWNVVTLTTPFAIPATDLYIGYEVIANGGYPLGCDAGPVNSNANWMLWGGSWYHLTDLSSTLTYNWNIRAMVEGTALTTPIASCTPTTWDAGTIANNTTTTSPAFTLSNVGGGTLTASAVNGLSGTPFTCSLVPANVNLNAGESTSFTFSYNPTTAGTHTATATIVTNGGDITVNLTGTAVNCTAINTFPWTESFEGTTFAPECWSNLDVDGDNNKWETRNASTQGWRIYDGDVAAVSASWTSASGALTPNNYLITPQLTIANANMVLKCHIAPQDPDWPAEYFGVEVSTTGNAPANFTSIYTYTLTAADTVYKEVMLPLAAYNGQNIYIAFRHYNCTDMFYMLLDKVEVYENSNVNTNNLSNVFVYPNPVVNTLTVANDNALSIEIFNLNGQKVAEFNNTNTANVANLAQGTYMVKVVTNNNVTTQKINIVR
- a CDS encoding dCMP deaminase family protein, whose amino-acid sequence is MNEKQLNLDKRYLSMAKIWAENSYCNRRKVGAIIVKNKMIISDGYNGTPSGFENKCEDENNVTFPYVLHAEANAITKVAKSNNSSEGATLYVTTSPCLECSKLIIQSGIKRVVFCDLYHNQDGLELLQKAGVEVNYIPLDKINE
- a CDS encoding PDZ domain-containing protein; the protein is MNKKTLIYLPIIIAFSLCIGMWIGKIYFKNSFDNLLLDNISSKNIKIDPINKLQSILYYIQNEYVDTINTDSLINKAIIALLQQLDPHSIYITPAEYEEMNDPLEGEFDGIGVEFSIQNDTIVIMNTIIGGPSEKLGIMAGDRIIKVNDSTVAGIGITNNKVMKLLKGPKGTKVKVSVKRGKLPKLLHFTIIRDKIPMYSIDAAMITAPKVGYIKIARFAKTTPDEFHEALTKLLNSGMQKLIIDVRGNGGGYMDAAISIADEFLKKGELIVYTEGKAQPKHEYKATDFGIAENIKLVVLIDEWSASASEILAGAIQDNDRGFIIGRKSFGKGLVQEPITFNDGSSIRLTIARYHTPSGRCIQRSYKTAMEKYYTDILFRSDSLDSVDLKTAPKYRTKKGRIVYGNGGITPDFKVSFNNKELPDFFYKIADQSLIYQFAFYYSDQHRSEFKKFNSWKQLDLHLQNSNLSTEFIKYINKYGFNPTMKDWDKVKQIVINQLRAYIIRNIFDDEGFYSIILESDDAYKKALQVLNY
- the rlmD gene encoding 23S rRNA (uracil(1939)-C(5))-methyltransferase RlmD; this translates as MLTNRPIIGPIEVNELHSSGKGIAYWNDKAYYIPFAIPNEQYLLQTENRRLGFRTARIIKIEKASEFRVKPSCPYYFECGGCNFMHIEYEQQLNLKKLLLQNALNKYKVNYLVSEIMASPAPLHYRNKASYQIRIRQGKLLIGFHPEWNKNEIVEIDSCYLLKPVINKYFNKLKYILNEFNNHKPLENFLSLTIRANDYDQIMILLELLKKPNEFEIDVLKAIKKIISKGDSIYYYIKSNNKYSWPEYYLMDDTEPYLYEEINQVKLRISPFTFFQNNKAITELIVNEIKRLIPFDSVLLMYDLYSGNGTLSLPLVYDRSIKLIGIEGNPMAIEDAKVNSQHNPLHLYIVGDVLATFNDKLIKKYDKPSLILLDPPRSGTLIEIQKNIIASGTTYIVYVSCNHVSLAWNLSQLISDYNIIFLKIFDMFPQTHQMETLVVLKKSKFL